Proteins encoded within one genomic window of Glycine soja cultivar W05 chromosome 1, ASM419377v2, whole genome shotgun sequence:
- the LOC114405872 gene encoding ethylene-responsive transcription factor ERF027-like, with protein sequence MAPSSSPSSKRHPLFHGIRCRGRKWVSEIREPRKASRIWLGTFPTPEMAAAAYDVAALALKGDGAVLNLPHSVSKYQMPLTNSPADIRSAASAAAAMIKAETETEATHNHNMNIASITDNEATYTASTSWFETDFIDEEVIFGMPSLLVDMAGGMLLSPPRMSPPPSDNSLEKQNGETLWSYF encoded by the coding sequence ATGGCCCCCTCATCATCACCATCTTCCAAGAGGCACCCACTGTTCCACGGAATCCGTTGCCGCGGAAGGAAATGGGTCTCCGAAATCCGCGAGCCACGCAAGGCCTCTCGCATATGGCTTGGCACCTTCCCCACGCCGGAGATGGCCGCCGCTGCCTACGACGTGGCCGCGTTGGCCTTAAAAGGCGACGGCGCTGTTCTCAACCTCCCTCACTCGGTTTCAAAGTATCAAATGCCTTTAACCAACTCTCCTGCGGATATTCGCAGTGCTGCCTCCGCTGCAGCCGCAATGATAAAGGCCGAAACTGAAACTGAAGCTACCCACAACCACAACATGAATATTGCATCAATAACTGATAATGAAGCTACCTACACTGCTTCAACTTCGTGGTTTGAAACTGATTTCATCGACGAGGAAGTCATATTTGGTATGCCAAGTTTGCTGGTGGACATGGCCGGGGGAATGCTTCTGTCGCCGCCCAGAATGAGCCCGCCACCGTCCGATAACTCGCTGGAGAAGCAAAATGGTGAAACTTTGTGGAGCTATTTTTGA
- the LOC114424382 gene encoding uncharacterized protein LOC114424382 codes for MVMAWKWIVRRTRESKPFFLAFATICGVVPGAIGYGVMQLTNTRNEKLESHLRTNARPESLMMGQVNKERLAEYLGELQRKEDTNDRYVAALRGETLTRKPYVRIQPIPEHIDTKANKEQKN; via the exons ATGGTGATGGCGTGGAAATGGATCGTGCGAAGGACCCGCGAATCAAAGCCCTTCTTCCTTGCATTCGCCACCATATGCGGCGTCGTTCCGGGCGCCATAGGCTATGGCGTCATGCAACTCACTAACACCCGCAACGAGAAGCTCGAGTCACATCTTCGCACAAATGCCCGTCCCGAATCATTG ATGATGGGGCAAGTCAATAAAGAGAGGCTGGCAGAGTACCTAGGAGAGCTACAGCGGAAGGAGGATACCAATGATCGCTATGTTGCTGCTCTAAGAGGAGAGACTTTAACCAGAAAACCTTATGTGAGAATCCAACCGATTCCAGAGCACATTGACACCAAGGCAAACAAGGAGCAGAAAAATTGA
- the LOC114424393 gene encoding anaphase-promoting complex subunit 8-like isoform X2: MEEDELVDGDFYLLAKSYFDCREYKRAARVLRDQNGRKSVFLRCYALYLAGEKRKEEEMIELEGPLGKSDAVNHELVSLERELSTLRKNGKVDAFGLYLYGLVLKQKGSENLARTVLVESVNSYPWNWNAWTELQSLCKTVDILNSLNLNSHWMKDFFLASVYQELRMHNDSLSKYEYLLGTFSNSNYIQAQIAKAQYSLREFDQVEAIFEELLSNDPYRVEDMDMYSNVLYAKECFSALSYLAHRVFMTDKYRPESCCIVGNYYSLKGQHEKSVVYFRRALKLNKNFLLAWTLMGHEFVEMKNTPAAVDAYRRAVDIDPRDYHAWYGLGQAYEMMGMPFYVLNYFKKSVFLQPNDSRLWIAMAQCYETDQLRMLDEAIKCYRRAANCNDREAIALHNLAKLHSELGCPEEAAFYYKKDLERMESEEREGPKMVEALLYLAKYYRAQKSFEEAEIYCTRLLDYTGPERETAKCILRGMQSTQSNFSSMDVEHFPPS; this comes from the exons ATGGAGGAAGATGAACTTGTAGATGGCGATTTCTACCTTCTGGCAAAGTCCTATTTTGATTGCCGTGAGTATAAGAGAGCTGCTCGTGTTCTTCGTGATCAGAACGGAAGGAAATCGGTGTTCCTGCGCTGCTATGCTCTCTATCTG gCTGGTGAAAAGCGGAAAGAGGAAGAGATGATAGAACTTGAGGGGCCTCTGGGTAAGAGTGATGCTGTCAATCATGAATTGGTTTCTTTGGAGAGAGAGTTGTCAACACTTCGCAAGAATGGCAAAGTTGATGCTTTTGGTTTGTACTTATATGGTCTTGTGCTCAAACAGAAAGGCAGTGAGAATCTTGCACGTACAGTTCTTGTAGAATCTGTGAATAGCTACCCTTGGAACTGGAATGCCTGGACTGAGTTGCAATCCTTATGCAAAACAGTGGATATATTGAATAGTCTTAATCTCAATAGCCATTGGATGAAGGACTTTTTCCTTGCCAGTGTTTACCAAGAACTAAGGATGCACAATGACTCTCTGTCAAAATATGAATACCTACTAGGAACCTTTAGTAATAGTAATTATATACAGGCACAAATTGCAAAAGCCCAGTACAGTTTGAGGGAATTTGACCAAGTTGAAGCAATATTTGAAGAACTGCTGAGTAATGATCCTTACAGGGTGGAAGACATGGACATGTACTCCAATGTGCTTTATGCTAAGGAATGCTTTTCTGCTTTGAGTTATCTTGCCCATAGAGTATTCATGACTGATAAATACAGACCTGAATCTTGTTGTATTGTTGGGAATTACTACAGTTTAAAGGGACAGCATGAGAAGTCAGTTGTGTATTTTAGGAGAGCCCttaaattgaacaaaaactttttattGGCTTGGACGCTTATGGGGCATGAGTTTGTAGAGATGAAAAACACTCCTGCTGCTGTGGATGCCTATCGTCGGGCAGTAGATATAGACCCACGTGATTATCATGCTTGGTATGGACTAGGACAGGCTTATGAGATGATGGGCATGCCTTTCTATGTGCTTAATTACTTCAAAAAATCTGTATTTTTGCAGCCAAATGATTCTCGTTTGTGGATTGCAATGGCTCAGTGTTATGAAACTGATCAACTTCGCATGCTTGATGAAGCAATAAAGTGTTACAGAAGGGCAGCAAACTGTAATGACAGGGAAGCAATTGCTCTGCACAACTTGGCAAAACTTCACTCGGAGCTAGGGTGCCCTGAAGAGGCTGCATTTTACTACAAAAAGGACCTAGAGAGGATGGAATCTGAAGAGAGGGAAGGACCTAAAATGGTTGAGGCTTTACTCTATCTTGCAAAATATTACAGAGCACAGAAAAGCTTTGAAGAAGCTGAAATTTACTGTACACGTCTTCTGGATTATACTGGCCCG GAGAGAGAAACAGCAAAGTGTATACTTAGAGGAATGCAGTCAACACAgtctaatttttcttccatgGACGTTGAGCATTTTCCTCCCTCTTGA
- the LOC114424393 gene encoding anaphase-promoting complex subunit 8-like isoform X1, protein MSSKESCRSELRIAIRQLSDRCLYCASKWAAEQLVGIEQDPAKFTPSNTRFQRGSSSIRRKYKTHEIAGTPSAGVSYVATPVMEEDELVDGDFYLLAKSYFDCREYKRAARVLRDQNGRKSVFLRCYALYLAGEKRKEEEMIELEGPLGKSDAVNHELVSLERELSTLRKNGKVDAFGLYLYGLVLKQKGSENLARTVLVESVNSYPWNWNAWTELQSLCKTVDILNSLNLNSHWMKDFFLASVYQELRMHNDSLSKYEYLLGTFSNSNYIQAQIAKAQYSLREFDQVEAIFEELLSNDPYRVEDMDMYSNVLYAKECFSALSYLAHRVFMTDKYRPESCCIVGNYYSLKGQHEKSVVYFRRALKLNKNFLLAWTLMGHEFVEMKNTPAAVDAYRRAVDIDPRDYHAWYGLGQAYEMMGMPFYVLNYFKKSVFLQPNDSRLWIAMAQCYETDQLRMLDEAIKCYRRAANCNDREAIALHNLAKLHSELGCPEEAAFYYKKDLERMESEEREGPKMVEALLYLAKYYRAQKSFEEAEIYCTRLLDYTGPERETAKCILRGMQSTQSNFSSMDVEHFPPS, encoded by the exons ATGAGTTCCAAAGAGAGTTGCAGAAGTGAACTTCGCATTGCGATCCGCCAACTCAGTGATCGATGTCTCTACTGTGCTTCTAAATG GGCGGCAGAGCAGTTGGTGGGTATTGAGCAAGACCCTGCGAAGTTCACTCCCTCGAACACGAGATTTCAGCGTGGGAGTTCGAGCATTCGCAGGAAATACAAGACTCATGAGATCGCGGGGACCCCAAGCGCGGGTGTTTCGTATGTTGCCACACCTGTGATGGAGGAAGATGAACTTGTAGATGGCGATTTCTACCTTCTGGCAAAGTCCTATTTTGATTGCCGTGAGTATAAGAGAGCTGCTCGTGTTCTTCGTGATCAGAACGGAAGGAAATCGGTGTTCCTGCGCTGCTATGCTCTCTATCTG gCTGGTGAAAAGCGGAAAGAGGAAGAGATGATAGAACTTGAGGGGCCTCTGGGTAAGAGTGATGCTGTCAATCATGAATTGGTTTCTTTGGAGAGAGAGTTGTCAACACTTCGCAAGAATGGCAAAGTTGATGCTTTTGGTTTGTACTTATATGGTCTTGTGCTCAAACAGAAAGGCAGTGAGAATCTTGCACGTACAGTTCTTGTAGAATCTGTGAATAGCTACCCTTGGAACTGGAATGCCTGGACTGAGTTGCAATCCTTATGCAAAACAGTGGATATATTGAATAGTCTTAATCTCAATAGCCATTGGATGAAGGACTTTTTCCTTGCCAGTGTTTACCAAGAACTAAGGATGCACAATGACTCTCTGTCAAAATATGAATACCTACTAGGAACCTTTAGTAATAGTAATTATATACAGGCACAAATTGCAAAAGCCCAGTACAGTTTGAGGGAATTTGACCAAGTTGAAGCAATATTTGAAGAACTGCTGAGTAATGATCCTTACAGGGTGGAAGACATGGACATGTACTCCAATGTGCTTTATGCTAAGGAATGCTTTTCTGCTTTGAGTTATCTTGCCCATAGAGTATTCATGACTGATAAATACAGACCTGAATCTTGTTGTATTGTTGGGAATTACTACAGTTTAAAGGGACAGCATGAGAAGTCAGTTGTGTATTTTAGGAGAGCCCttaaattgaacaaaaactttttattGGCTTGGACGCTTATGGGGCATGAGTTTGTAGAGATGAAAAACACTCCTGCTGCTGTGGATGCCTATCGTCGGGCAGTAGATATAGACCCACGTGATTATCATGCTTGGTATGGACTAGGACAGGCTTATGAGATGATGGGCATGCCTTTCTATGTGCTTAATTACTTCAAAAAATCTGTATTTTTGCAGCCAAATGATTCTCGTTTGTGGATTGCAATGGCTCAGTGTTATGAAACTGATCAACTTCGCATGCTTGATGAAGCAATAAAGTGTTACAGAAGGGCAGCAAACTGTAATGACAGGGAAGCAATTGCTCTGCACAACTTGGCAAAACTTCACTCGGAGCTAGGGTGCCCTGAAGAGGCTGCATTTTACTACAAAAAGGACCTAGAGAGGATGGAATCTGAAGAGAGGGAAGGACCTAAAATGGTTGAGGCTTTACTCTATCTTGCAAAATATTACAGAGCACAGAAAAGCTTTGAAGAAGCTGAAATTTACTGTACACGTCTTCTGGATTATACTGGCCCG GAGAGAGAAACAGCAAAGTGTATACTTAGAGGAATGCAGTCAACACAgtctaatttttcttccatgGACGTTGAGCATTTTCCTCCCTCTTGA
- the LOC114424410 gene encoding protein DETOXIFICATION 49-like yields the protein MCQLSSPSTLCESNEGHPNMPPTKIHEEPDMFVLLIPKPPTTTTFFEQGQNNQKPHKTHFSLALDEVKCIANIALPMVLTGLLLYSRSVISMLFLGRVGELALAGGSLAIGFANITGYSILSGLAMGMEPICGQAFGAKRFKLLGLAMQRTMVLLLLTCVFISFLWFNMKKILVLCGQQEDIATEAQSFILFSIPDLVAQSLLHPLRIYLRSQSITLPLTYTASLSILLHVPINYFLVSVLKLGIKGIALGAVWTNFNLVFSLILYIWVSGVYKKTWPGVSLKGVFSGWKSLLNLAIPSCISVCLEWWWYEIMILLCGLLINPQATVASMGVLIQTTALIYIFPSSLSFAVSTRVGNELGAENPKKAKLAALVGLCFSYGLGFSALFFAVSVRHVWASMFTSDAEIIALTSMVLPIIGLCELGNCPQTTVCGVLRGTARPKLGANINLGCFYLVGMPVAVRLSFFAGFDFKGLWLGLLAAQASCMFTMLIVLARTNWEGQVQRAKELTSSSDSSEEEEEQDQKCLFSSGATKECSHSDSLV from the coding sequence ATGTGCCAGTTATCATCTCCCTCCACTCTGTGTGAAAGCAATGAGGGCCATCCAAACATGCCCCCAACCAAAATTCATGAGGAGCCTGACATGTTCGTCCTTTTGATCCCCAaacccccaacaacaacaacattctTCGAACAAGGCCAAAATAACCAAAAGCCCCATAAAACCCATTTTTCCCTCGCCCTCGACGAAGTCAAATGCATAGCCAACATAGCATTACCCATGGTGCTAACCGGGTTACTACTCTATTCTCGCTCCGTAATCTCCATGCTCTTCCTCGGTCGCGTCGGTGAGCTCGCCTTAGCTGGTGGCTCTCTCGCCATTGGATTCGCCAACATCACGGGCTATTCTATTCTCTCGGGCCTCGCCATGGGCATGGAGCCCATTTGCGGCCAGGCTTTCGGGGCCAAAAGGTTCAAACTTTTGGGCCTCGCGATGCAGAGGACAATGGTCTTGCTTCTTCTAACTTGTGTTTTTATATCATTCTTGTGgttcaacatgaagaaaatattGGTCCTGTGTGGCCAACAAGAAGACATCGCCACCGAAGCTCAATCTTTCATACTATTTTCAATTCCCGATCTTGTAGCACAATCATTGCTACACCCTTTGAGAATCTACTTAAGAAGTCAATCTATAACCCTGCCTCTCACATACACTGCCTCTCTGTCTATTCTCCTTCACGTCCCCATCAACTACTTccttgtctctgtgcttaagcTTGGAATCAAAGGCATTGCCTTAGGCGCTGTTTGGACGAATTTCAACCTCGTCTTTTCGTTGATTCTCTACATCTGGGTCTCCGGCGTATACAAGAAAACATGGCCCGGTGTTTCGTTGAAGGGCGTCTTCAGCGGTTGGAAATCGCTTTTGAATCTTGCAATTCCAAGTTGCATTTCCGTTTGCCTGGAGTGGTGGTGGtacgaaatcatgattttacTATGCGGGTTATTGATTAATCCCCAAGCAACGGTTGCATCAATGGGTGTTCTGATTCAAACCACTGCTCTGATATACATTTTCCCATCTTCCCTAAGCTTTGCCGTTTCCACACGTGTTGGAAATGAACTGGGTGCGGAGAATCCCAAAAAGGCAAAACTTGCAGCCCTCGTGGGGTTATGTTTCAGTTACGGTTTGGGTTTCTCGGCTTTGTTTTTCGCAGTTTCGGTGAGGCACGTGTGGGCTTCGATGTTCACAAGTGACGCGGAGATCATTGCTTTGACATCGATGGTGTTGCCCATCATTGGACTATGTGAACTTGGAAATTGTCCGCAAACAACGGTTTGCGGCGTTTTGAGGGGAACCGCAAGGCCCAAGTTGGGAGCGAATATAAATTTGGGTTGCTTCTATCTAGTGGGAATGCCCGTTGCGGTGAGGTTGAGTTTCTTTGCCGGCTTTGATTTCAAAGGCTTGTGGCTTGGTTTATTGGCAGCTCAAGCCTCTTGTATGTTCACCATGCTAATTGTGTTGGCTCGAACCAATTGGGAGGGTCAAGTTCAAAGAGCCAAAGAACTCACATCATCGTCTGATTCTagtgaggaggaggaggaacaAGATCAGAAATGCTTGTTCAGTTCGGGCGCCACAAAGGAATGCTCTCATTCTGATTCATTAGTTTGA